A stretch of DNA from Maridesulfovibrio sp.:
GCGGATAAGTCTTGTTGAACGCGGTAATGACGATTTCACCGACTTCACCGTCCTTGAGCGGAATACCGGTGTCAGGATGGCAGATTTCTACATAGGCACGGTTGGTGATGTGCAGCCCGTTCTTGTGGAAGCACTCATAGCCGATGCAGCCTACGTCTGCGGTTCCGTAGCCCTGACGCATGATCAGGTCGAATTTCTTTTCAAGGTTGGAACGCACCTTTTCGGAGAACTTTTCACCGGTGACGAAAGCCACTTCCAGATAAAGATCCTTACGCAGGTTAAGTCCGGCCTCTTCGGCCTTCTGCGCCAGATGCATCAGGTAGCTGGGGGTTCCGACATAGCCGGTAACTCTCAGCTTCTGCATGATTTCAAGCTGGCTGTTGGTAGATCCGGGACCGGCCGGAACCACAGCACAACTGAGGTTGCGCAGCGGCTCCTCGAACATCAGCCCGGCCGGAGCCAGATGATAGTTGAAGGTGATCTGGGCAACGTCGCCGGAGCGGAAGCCTGCAGCGTAGAACCCTTCGGTCCATCCCCAGTAATCCTCGGCACGATCTTCGGGATCGAAAATAGGACCGGGAGAAAGAAAGATCCTGCGCAATTCACCAAGATCCTTGGTCAGCAGGCCGCCCAGCCGGGGGCCCATGGACTGCAGGAATATGAGTTCTTTCTTTTTTAATATGGGTATATGCTTGAGGTCCGAAATATCCTTGAATTTTTCAACCTGAAACTGAGCTCTGTCAAAACGCTTTTTGACATCTTCCGAATAACGGTAGGCATTGGTCAGAAGCTCCTTGAGCTGAAGGGCGCAATACTGACGTCTTTCACTCTCATCCAGAACTTCACGACGACTGTATATGCCTTCGGTACGGTCTTTACGAGTCATTTATAGGTTTCCTCCAAATGTTATTGTCAAGCGGAGACGAATCCCCACTTTACCTCAGGTAATATATAAAAACACTCCGCAATTGTCAACTTTTTTACCAAAACACCAATTAATATAGCACGTTAATTGCTTGATTACCAGATTCGAACAGATAAAAACAACTATTTTTGCAGTTCATCTTACTTCTTATGGCCGTAAACCGAACTTTTTCATTTTTTTTATTGACAGCCCGGTGCGGTACGGATAAAAGCTTCTTCGTTCACAAGGACGGGCCGTTAACTCAGTCGGTAGAGTATCTGCCTTTTAAGCAGAGAGTCGCTGGTTCGAACCCAGCACGGCCCACCATCCTTAAACACCCGTTGCCAACCGCCTTACGGCGGACCAGATTCGGCAAATGGCGGTTCCTCAAAAAACTGCTCCAGACTTGACTTATTTTAATTCGGTCTGATAGTTTTTATAGAGGCGCTTTAAAATATAAGGGTCGTTAACTCAGTCGGTAGAGTATCTGCCTTTTAAGCAGAGAGTCGCTGGTTCGAACCCAGCACGACCCACCATTTTTAAAAGAAAAGGCGCGCAATCTCAGGATTGTGCGCCTTTTCTTTTGTCTCTCGGTTAATAAAATCGGAGCCAGATCAATTCGGCTGCCGAAATCTCCGACAGCCGGACATTAGATCATTCTAAAACAACTCGAATCCGTCCTCGTCGTCTGATTCTGATCCTCCGGCCGGAAGCATGGCCCAGCTCCTCCCCTCAAACTTGAAAAAACTTATCGCCTGCTGCAGGACCTGCCCCTGTCTGGACAGTTCTTCCGAAGTCGAAGCCATCTCTTCCGAAGCGGATGCGTTCTGCTGTATGACCGTATCAAGTTGCTGAATTGCCTGATTGATCTGCGTCACGCCCGAATTCTGCTCACTGCTAGATGCCGCTATCTCCTGAACAAGCTCCGCTGTCCTGCGGATACTCGGCACCAGCTTTTCCAGCATTGATCCGGCCTTTTCAGCTACATCTACAGACGAAGACGAAAGCTCGCTGATTTCCGCCGCAGCCATGCCGCTGCGCTCGGCCAGTTTACGCACCTCTGCGGCAACAACGGCAAAGCCCTTGCCATGCTCTCCGGCCCGGGCAGCTTCAATGGCCGCGTTCAGGGCCAGCAGATTGGTCTGCCGGGCAATTTCCTCTATGATCATTATCTTTTCAGCAATGCTCTTCATGGCTGAAACGGCCTGGCCGACCGCCTGAGCACTCTGATCAGCCTGAACCTGCGACTTCTCGGCCACACCTTCGGTCTGCAATGCATTTTCCGCATTCTGCCTTATATTGGCAGCCATCTGCTCCATGGAGGAAGAGACTTCCTCGATAGAGGCGGCCTGC
This window harbors:
- a CDS encoding AMP-binding protein; its protein translation is MTRKDRTEGIYSRREVLDESERRQYCALQLKELLTNAYRYSEDVKKRFDRAQFQVEKFKDISDLKHIPILKKKELIFLQSMGPRLGGLLTKDLGELRRIFLSPGPIFDPEDRAEDYWGWTEGFYAAGFRSGDVAQITFNYHLAPAGLMFEEPLRNLSCAVVPAGPGSTNSQLEIMQKLRVTGYVGTPSYLMHLAQKAEEAGLNLRKDLYLEVAFVTGEKFSEKVRSNLEKKFDLIMRQGYGTADVGCIGYECFHKNGLHITNRAYVEICHPDTGIPLKDGEVGEIVITAFNKTYPLIRLATGDLSYIDRTPCACGRSTPRLGNIVGRVDTTARIKGMFVYPHQVEQVMAHFEEVKRWQIEVTNPGGIDEMILNIEVSNFKREDELLHMFREKIKLRPILKVLTPGALPPQVRPIEDKRIWD